In Pseudobacter ginsenosidimutans, the following are encoded in one genomic region:
- a CDS encoding TonB-dependent receptor: MKKLYAVLVATLLTSIAMAQSAIIKIKVTDEQRLLLPGASIQLDEKGARAVSGNDGIATLMNVPNGKHTITVTYIGYQTLKLDFENGGKPVELTAKLQSGSNSLQSILVMGDRMKGQAKALNQQKNSDNITNIISADQIGRFPDANIGDAIKRVPGITMQNDQGEARNIVVRGMGPEFNSVTFNGERIPSAEGDNRRIQMDLIPTDMVQTVEVNKTLTADMDADAIGGSVNLVTRSTPGAFRLSGTLAGGFSPIRDNGWNGTASVVIGTRVLKDKLGMIFSGSYNRNKFGSDNVEAVWSKDANGKVFVNDHDVRVYDELRIRRSAAATFDYKINALHTLTLTGSYNWRDDKESRFRLRHRFRGKLDDIKPGELIYDDNGEITGFNNGEVLRQTKGGADNNRSENRRLEDQRVRSLALKGDHIFGRLRANWSAQYAKASEKRPNERYIAMRRRNITVDQSITDAKFPVLSDNTPLSGYDKLDELTEQFQDQFEEDFNGKLNLEYPVSIIPQQKGWLKLGGRIRSKTKERNNTFFEYEPVDFADNISELPLVDKTNSSFYPGSKYKAGQFIDPKYLGGLNFKDPAQFEETDAIAEYLSGNYKAKELITAGFLMLKQDITEKFSVNLGIRVEHTNIDYTGNIIEDEDVFKGQAPEKNSYTDVLPNINLKYRFSNYFVMKAAWTNTLARPKYFDLVPYFNVKPGDNEIEAGNPTLEPVKSSNLDLMAEYYFKTVGIVSAGVFYKKLDGFFYTYIDNNFTSEKFARAYPDLTNPIAPGDNYTFIQRRNGDGADVYGFEVAVQRQLDFLPGFWKGFGVYFNYTYTHSKAKSIYDAEGTLVRNNVKLPGAAPNIFNASLSYETKRFSARLSANYTSSYVDDSDDAGYNADSFYDRFYDKQFFLDANASYAITPKWRIFAEANNLTNQPLRYYQGEKNRTAQVEYYGSKFNLGVKFDLVK, translated from the coding sequence ATGAAAAAATTGTACGCAGTACTGGTAGCTACCTTGCTGACCAGCATCGCTATGGCTCAATCTGCCATCATCAAGATCAAAGTGACAGATGAGCAACGCCTCCTCCTGCCCGGCGCCAGTATCCAGCTGGATGAAAAAGGCGCCCGCGCAGTTTCCGGCAATGATGGAATTGCCACCCTCATGAATGTGCCCAACGGAAAACATACCATTACGGTTACCTATATCGGTTATCAAACCCTCAAACTCGATTTCGAAAATGGCGGCAAGCCGGTAGAGCTCACTGCCAAACTACAATCCGGTTCCAACTCACTGCAATCCATACTCGTAATGGGTGATCGCATGAAAGGCCAGGCCAAGGCCCTGAACCAGCAAAAGAATTCAGATAATATCACCAATATCATCAGCGCTGATCAGATCGGTCGCTTTCCTGATGCCAATATTGGAGATGCCATCAAGCGCGTTCCGGGTATCACCATGCAGAACGACCAGGGCGAAGCGCGCAATATTGTAGTTCGCGGTATGGGCCCGGAGTTCAACTCCGTTACCTTCAACGGTGAACGCATCCCCTCTGCAGAAGGCGATAACCGCCGTATCCAGATGGACCTGATCCCTACAGATATGGTACAAACGGTTGAAGTGAACAAAACACTCACTGCAGACATGGATGCAGACGCTATCGGCGGCTCCGTGAACCTGGTTACCCGTTCCACACCCGGCGCCTTCCGCCTCTCCGGCACACTGGCCGGAGGTTTCAGTCCGATCCGCGACAATGGCTGGAACGGAACAGCCAGCGTTGTTATCGGAACCCGTGTACTAAAAGATAAACTGGGCATGATTTTCAGCGGTTCCTACAATCGTAATAAATTCGGCTCGGACAACGTGGAAGCCGTATGGAGCAAAGACGCAAACGGTAAAGTATTTGTGAACGACCATGACGTAAGGGTGTACGATGAACTGCGCATCCGTCGCAGCGCCGCCGCCACCTTCGATTACAAGATCAATGCACTGCATACCCTCACGCTCACCGGTAGCTATAACTGGCGCGATGACAAGGAAAGCCGCTTCCGCCTCCGTCACCGTTTCCGCGGTAAACTGGATGATATCAAACCCGGCGAACTGATCTATGATGATAATGGAGAGATCACCGGCTTCAACAACGGCGAAGTACTCCGCCAGACAAAAGGCGGAGCCGATAACAACCGCAGCGAGAACCGCCGCCTGGAAGATCAACGTGTACGCTCACTCGCTCTCAAGGGAGATCATATCTTTGGAAGGCTTCGCGCCAACTGGAGCGCACAATACGCGAAAGCTTCAGAGAAAAGGCCCAATGAAAGATATATCGCCATGCGCCGCAGGAATATCACCGTGGACCAATCCATCACTGATGCCAAATTCCCCGTCCTTTCCGATAACACACCACTCTCCGGATACGATAAACTGGATGAATTGACAGAACAATTCCAGGACCAGTTCGAAGAAGACTTCAACGGAAAGCTCAATCTCGAATACCCTGTAAGCATCATCCCCCAGCAAAAAGGCTGGCTGAAACTTGGTGGTCGTATCAGGAGCAAGACCAAAGAACGCAACAATACTTTCTTTGAATACGAGCCCGTAGATTTCGCAGACAATATTTCCGAACTGCCATTGGTAGATAAGACCAACAGCAGCTTCTATCCCGGCAGTAAATACAAAGCAGGTCAGTTCATCGATCCAAAATACCTTGGTGGACTCAACTTCAAAGACCCTGCACAATTTGAAGAGACTGACGCCATCGCCGAATATCTTTCCGGCAACTACAAAGCAAAGGAACTGATCACCGCCGGCTTCCTGATGCTGAAGCAGGATATCACCGAGAAATTCTCCGTGAACCTCGGCATTCGCGTGGAGCATACCAATATCGACTACACCGGTAATATCATCGAAGATGAAGACGTGTTCAAAGGACAGGCACCCGAGAAAAATAGTTACACAGACGTTCTTCCCAATATCAACCTCAAATACCGCTTCAGCAATTACTTTGTGATGAAAGCGGCCTGGACCAATACCCTGGCCCGTCCCAAATATTTCGACCTGGTTCCTTATTTCAACGTGAAACCAGGCGACAATGAGATCGAAGCCGGTAACCCAACACTGGAGCCCGTGAAATCTTCCAATCTCGACCTGATGGCCGAGTACTATTTCAAAACAGTAGGTATCGTATCAGCAGGCGTATTCTACAAGAAGCTGGATGGTTTCTTCTACACCTATATCGATAATAATTTCACTTCCGAAAAATTCGCCAGGGCATATCCCGATCTCACCAATCCAATCGCTCCTGGTGACAACTACACTTTCATTCAACGTCGCAATGGTGATGGCGCTGATGTGTACGGATTTGAAGTGGCGGTTCAGCGTCAACTCGATTTCCTGCCAGGCTTCTGGAAAGGTTTTGGAGTATATTTCAACTATACTTACACGCATTCCAAAGCCAAAAGCATTTATGATGCAGAGGGAACACTCGTGCGCAACAATGTGAAATTGCCAGGTGCAGCTCCCAATATCTTCAATGCATCTCTGAGCTACGAAACAAAACGTTTCTCTGCCAGGCTCTCCGCCAACTATACCTCTTCGTATGTTGATGATAGTGATGACGCGGGTTACAATGCAGATAGCTTCTACGACAGGTTCTACGATAAACAATTCTTCCTCGATGCCAACGCTTCTTATGCCATCACACCAAAATGGAGGATCTTTGCAGAGGCCAACAACCTCACCAACCAACCCCTCCGTTATTATCAGGGCGAAAAGAACAGGACCGCACAAGTTGAATACTATGGATCTAAATTCAACCTGGGCGTGAAATTTGACCTCGTAAAGTAA
- a CDS encoding phytase: protein MKHILLSLFTISLLSCSQQKKIAALDPNALKPAVVTEKVPFDTDDPAIWVHPTDKSQSLVIGTDKETGGGLYAFDLNGKIVRKVVGLQRPNNVDIAYGVMLGGQKKDLAIVTERETNKLRFFSLPDMQELGTGLEVFEGETARKPMGIAVYTRPSDNASFVVVGRKTGPSGSYLWQYRILDDKGQPAMQLVRKFGEYSGKKEIESIAVDNENGYIYYSDEQAGIHKYHADPAKGNEELAFFGQKDFKEDIEGISFYKFPDGTGYIVVSDQQANRFNFYPREGSKTNPNEHTLIAGLPFSTQESDGSETTSVSLPGFSGGLFVAMSTDRTFQYYRWADIAKAAGLRVLNAAE, encoded by the coding sequence ATGAAGCATATATTATTATCCCTGTTCACCATCTCCCTGCTGAGCTGCAGCCAGCAAAAGAAGATCGCAGCACTGGATCCCAATGCGCTCAAACCAGCGGTGGTAACAGAAAAAGTACCCTTCGATACGGATGATCCGGCCATCTGGGTCCATCCAACCGACAAATCACAAAGCCTCGTCATAGGCACCGATAAAGAAACAGGCGGCGGCCTCTATGCATTCGACCTGAACGGAAAGATCGTTCGCAAAGTGGTTGGACTGCAACGCCCCAACAATGTGGACATCGCTTATGGTGTGATGCTGGGCGGCCAAAAGAAAGACCTCGCCATCGTAACGGAACGCGAAACCAACAAGCTTCGGTTCTTCTCTCTCCCGGATATGCAGGAATTGGGAACAGGACTGGAAGTATTCGAAGGCGAAACCGCACGCAAGCCCATGGGCATTGCCGTATACACCAGGCCATCTGACAATGCCAGCTTTGTTGTGGTAGGAAGAAAGACAGGCCCTTCAGGTTCCTACCTCTGGCAGTACCGGATCCTGGATGATAAAGGACAACCCGCCATGCAGCTCGTTCGTAAGTTCGGTGAATACAGCGGCAAGAAAGAGATTGAATCCATCGCCGTGGATAATGAGAACGGTTATATTTATTACTCCGATGAGCAGGCTGGCATTCATAAATATCATGCTGATCCGGCCAAAGGCAATGAAGAACTGGCCTTCTTCGGTCAAAAGGATTTTAAAGAAGACATCGAAGGGATCTCCTTCTACAAATTCCCCGATGGCACTGGTTACATTGTGGTTTCCGATCAACAGGCCAATCGCTTCAATTTCTATCCGAGAGAAGGAAGCAAGACTAACCCGAATGAACATACGCTTATTGCCGGTCTTCCTTTCTCCACACAGGAAAGCGATGGCAGCGAAACAACATCCGTGAGCCTTCCCGGATTTTCCGGAGGATTGTTTGTAGCGATGAGTACAGACAGAACTTTTCAATATTATCGTTGGGCGGATATAGCCAAGGCCGCAGGGCTCAGGGTACTGAACGCCGCTGAATAA
- a CDS encoding type II toxin-antitoxin system HicA family toxin, whose translation MEIRQSGSHKIFKNPNSGEIVAVPFHGSKEVGTRLAFSLLRKLKK comes from the coding sequence ATAGAAATCAGACAGTCTGGTAGTCATAAGATTTTCAAGAACCCCAATTCCGGAGAAATAGTGGCAGTTCCGTTTCACGGAAGTAAGGAGGTAGGCACCAGACTAGCTTTTTCCTTATTGAGGAAGTTGAAGAAGTGA
- a CDS encoding glycoside hydrolase family 88 protein, with product MRSSFYRLLLASGMISLLAFQSSAQTRFSADKKFLKQIGGEFINAGSQYKVMMKELPAGKFPRNYDPAAKKFEASGPGWWCSGFYPGTLLYLWEQTKDKQLWNESQRILGLLKSQQFNTGTHDLGFMMYCSFGNLQRLQPADSTKDVLVKSAASLSTRFNPAVGCIKSWNSPDSSEFLVIIDNMMNLELLFYATKVTGDSSFYKIAVTHANTTMQHHFRNDNSSYHVVNYNKHTGEVIQRRTAQGYADESAWARGQAWGLYGYTMTYRETKDLRYLQMAEKIAAFMLDHPNLPADMVPYWDYNAPDIPNAPRDASAGAVMAAALLELCTYADDAAAKKYYAAAERILKSLSAPVYKAAPGTNGGFILMHSVGHLPAKSEINVGISYADYYYVEALKRYKEMAGRK from the coding sequence ATGAGATCTTCATTTTACCGCCTGCTTCTTGCCTCAGGCATGATTTCCCTGCTTGCTTTCCAATCCTCCGCTCAAACAAGATTTTCTGCTGATAAAAAGTTTTTGAAGCAGATCGGTGGAGAGTTCATCAATGCCGGTTCCCAATACAAAGTGATGATGAAGGAGCTACCCGCAGGAAAGTTCCCCCGCAATTACGATCCTGCTGCAAAGAAATTTGAAGCGAGCGGACCGGGTTGGTGGTGCAGCGGATTCTATCCCGGCACTTTGCTCTATCTCTGGGAACAGACGAAAGACAAGCAGCTCTGGAATGAATCGCAGCGCATACTGGGTTTACTGAAATCCCAACAGTTCAATACCGGCACACACGACCTCGGCTTTATGATGTACTGCAGTTTCGGCAACCTGCAAAGGCTGCAACCGGCTGACAGTACAAAGGATGTGCTGGTGAAAAGCGCAGCATCACTCAGTACCCGGTTCAATCCTGCTGTTGGTTGTATCAAATCCTGGAACTCTCCTGATTCTTCGGAGTTCCTGGTGATCATTGATAATATGATGAACCTGGAATTGCTGTTCTATGCCACAAAGGTTACCGGCGATTCCTCTTTCTACAAGATTGCCGTAACGCATGCCAATACCACCATGCAACATCATTTCAGGAATGATAACAGCTCTTATCATGTTGTGAATTACAATAAGCATACCGGAGAAGTGATACAGCGGAGAACTGCCCAGGGATATGCTGATGAGTCGGCCTGGGCACGCGGTCAGGCATGGGGGTTATATGGTTATACCATGACCTATCGCGAAACGAAAGATCTACGTTACCTGCAGATGGCGGAAAAGATCGCTGCCTTTATGCTTGATCATCCGAACCTTCCCGCAGATATGGTCCCTTACTGGGATTACAATGCGCCTGATATTCCAAATGCCCCGCGGGATGCATCTGCAGGAGCTGTGATGGCGGCAGCTTTGCTGGAGCTTTGCACCTATGCAGATGATGCGGCTGCAAAAAAATATTACGCGGCTGCGGAAAGGATCTTGAAATCATTATCTGCGCCTGTGTATAAAGCAGCGCCCGGAACCAATGGAGGTTTTATTTTGATGCATAGTGTGGGCCATTTGCCCGCGAAGTCTGAGATCAATGTAGGGATCAGTTATGCGGATTATTATTATGTGGAAGCATTGAAGAGGTATAAAGAAATGGCAGGAAGAAAATAA
- a CDS encoding DUF6252 family protein produces the protein MHIMKAAKGLLPAVFITMMMACNDNANSKEQTKNADSLTSTATINTPTDSSNTSTTAASPAPTADCMIKATLGAREWKASGVTVNRVNEHLTISHDGDYTDSTDIHNMQIIINNYNGPGTYTFDGSGNVTFSFGFTQTDNYLTSSQSSTGSIIVTEHSKTSFKATFSFKASNTDGDGKTIEVINGEVSAKDGGNCRVQEYVNPS, from the coding sequence ATGCATATTATGAAAGCGGCAAAAGGCTTACTACCAGCGGTGTTCATCACTATGATGATGGCATGTAACGACAATGCAAACTCTAAAGAACAGACGAAAAACGCAGACAGTCTTACATCAACAGCAACAATTAACACCCCTACAGATAGCAGCAATACCAGCACTACTGCTGCATCTCCTGCCCCTACAGCCGACTGTATGATCAAGGCTACGCTTGGCGCACGCGAATGGAAAGCATCGGGTGTAACAGTGAACCGGGTGAACGAACATTTGACCATCAGTCATGACGGCGACTATACCGATTCTACCGATATTCACAATATGCAGATCATCATCAATAATTATAATGGTCCGGGCACCTATACTTTTGATGGCAGCGGCAATGTCACATTCTCTTTCGGATTCACTCAAACAGACAATTACCTCACATCGTCGCAGAGCAGCACAGGCTCCATTATTGTTACGGAACATTCCAAGACCAGCTTCAAAGCCACTTTCAGTTTCAAAGCCAGCAATACTGATGGCGATGGGAAAACAATAGAAGTGATCAATGGAGAAGTCAGCGCCAAAGACGGCGGCAATTGCCGCGTGCAGGAATATGTGAATCCGTCATAA
- a CDS encoding triple tyrosine motif-containing protein, translating into MKTLLCALFCLLLTSLQGQNQIGLPQIVNYHSYDYKAGVQNWAIGQDVNGMLYFGNSEGLLCFDGKFWKRYKLPNQTVIRSLKIDASGRIFIGGQAEIGYFFPDASGKLRYTSLNALLPEEERRFADIWNLVVVGDQVFFRSRAKIIQYKDGLMNVFKPGTTWDFMGEAGNRVYAQEGGKGILMYDNGVWRPVCNHPVLDQTPITSMMEYGKDTILVATMRNGLFLLYDNTLVPKKTMADDVFRNDRLYCTAIVNSNWFAFGTNSAGVVILNKEGEHIQTYSYREGLQKNNVRSLMLDRNRNLWIGLDDGIDQLSINSAVKFIYPDKTKQVTGYATRFYQNKLYIGTSNGLYAAPVNPGISDFSQAAGSFTEVQNTTGQVWNLDEINDHLFIGHEDGGMIVKNNSAQKIYKTAGSWLFKPTSPVYPTSNIIAGTYTGLRLISFVNDQFKDRGNIQGLMESLRFMSFDNNTRTLWASHPNRGIFRILLSPDFASIAQMKLYGSRDGLPDDNGNYIFRVKNRVVCTSVDGIYEFDPARNRFQVSPNLNAILKGMNIQYLHEDSKGNLWFISNKRLGIVDFHKPANGWNYSIQYFPELDGLVLAGYESIYPLNEENIFIAANKGIIHLNYKKYCEQQNKPDILLSQVKAEGKRDSILFGGHALEGGTVVPFKANSVQSLPAHLNSLHFEYSSTLFEQLRNIEFSYILRGFDKEWSHWSSRSEKDYTNLPPGSYTFSVKARNNRRNESGIVNYNFKVNRAWYNSYWIFTLYILIALSTVYQMLRWQQRKHRKEREHQRYLHQLELDRNEKEIVELKNQKLETDLNFKNRELLTMTINLVQRGEVLKKIREIISSLIKKESPSDNAASHKNLLRLIREVEKSNEDWDKFAIHFNSVNMDFFNTLKAMYPILTPNELKLCAYLRMNLSSKEIAQLLNITAKGVEVARYRLRRKLGLQPDVNLADFLAGLSSSKSI; encoded by the coding sequence ATGAAGACGCTGCTGTGTGCTCTCTTTTGCTTGCTGCTGACCAGTCTCCAGGGTCAGAATCAGATCGGATTACCCCAGATCGTCAATTACCATAGTTATGATTATAAAGCTGGTGTACAGAACTGGGCTATTGGCCAGGATGTGAACGGCATGCTGTATTTCGGCAACAGTGAAGGACTGCTTTGTTTCGATGGAAAATTCTGGAAACGGTACAAACTGCCCAATCAAACAGTGATCCGCTCCTTAAAGATCGATGCCTCGGGCCGCATCTTTATCGGAGGCCAGGCAGAGATCGGTTATTTCTTTCCCGATGCCTCCGGCAAACTCAGGTATACCAGTCTGAATGCATTGCTTCCCGAAGAAGAAAGAAGGTTCGCAGATATCTGGAACCTGGTAGTGGTGGGAGACCAGGTGTTCTTCCGGTCCCGAGCCAAGATCATCCAGTACAAAGATGGATTGATGAATGTGTTCAAACCCGGCACCACATGGGATTTCATGGGAGAGGCCGGCAACCGCGTATACGCGCAGGAAGGCGGCAAAGGCATATTGATGTACGATAATGGCGTATGGCGCCCCGTATGCAATCACCCCGTGCTGGACCAAACACCCATCACGTCCATGATGGAATATGGCAAGGACACGATCCTGGTAGCCACTATGCGCAATGGTCTCTTTCTCCTTTATGATAATACACTCGTCCCCAAAAAAACAATGGCGGATGATGTGTTCCGCAATGATCGTCTCTACTGCACAGCCATAGTGAACAGTAACTGGTTCGCCTTCGGCACCAACTCTGCCGGCGTGGTGATCCTCAACAAAGAAGGCGAACATATCCAGACCTATTCCTATCGCGAAGGCCTGCAGAAGAACAATGTTCGCAGCCTGATGCTGGACCGGAACCGGAATCTGTGGATCGGCCTGGATGATGGCATCGATCAGTTATCCATCAACAGCGCCGTCAAATTCATCTATCCTGATAAAACCAAACAGGTAACGGGTTACGCAACACGTTTCTATCAGAACAAGCTCTACATCGGAACCTCAAACGGACTTTATGCCGCTCCCGTGAATCCGGGCATCAGCGATTTCAGCCAGGCAGCAGGTTCTTTCACAGAAGTGCAGAACACCACCGGACAGGTCTGGAACCTGGATGAGATCAATGATCATCTTTTTATCGGCCATGAAGATGGTGGCATGATCGTGAAGAACAACAGCGCGCAAAAAATTTACAAGACTGCAGGATCTTGGCTCTTCAAACCCACTTCTCCCGTTTATCCTACATCGAATATCATTGCTGGAACATACACCGGACTAAGACTGATCAGTTTCGTGAATGATCAGTTCAAGGATCGTGGCAATATCCAGGGACTGATGGAATCCCTTCGCTTCATGTCTTTCGACAACAATACCCGCACCCTCTGGGCATCGCACCCCAACAGAGGCATCTTCAGGATACTGCTCTCGCCTGACTTCGCCAGCATTGCGCAAATGAAACTCTACGGAAGCAGGGACGGCTTGCCGGATGATAACGGTAATTATATTTTTCGTGTGAAGAACCGCGTGGTATGCACATCAGTGGATGGCATCTACGAATTCGATCCGGCAAGGAACAGATTTCAGGTATCACCCAATCTGAATGCCATCCTGAAAGGAATGAACATCCAGTACCTGCATGAAGACAGTAAAGGCAACCTCTGGTTCATCTCCAATAAACGACTGGGCATCGTGGATTTTCATAAGCCCGCCAATGGCTGGAATTACAGCATTCAATATTTCCCCGAGCTGGATGGTCTGGTTCTGGCAGGCTATGAATCCATCTACCCGCTGAATGAAGAGAATATTTTCATCGCAGCCAACAAAGGCATTATACACCTTAATTATAAGAAGTACTGCGAGCAGCAGAACAAACCCGATATATTACTCAGCCAGGTAAAAGCAGAAGGGAAAAGAGATAGCATCCTCTTTGGCGGTCATGCCCTGGAAGGCGGAACAGTAGTACCTTTCAAGGCCAATTCCGTACAATCACTACCCGCCCATCTCAACTCCCTGCACTTCGAATATTCCAGTACGCTCTTCGAACAACTCCGCAACATCGAGTTCTCTTATATCCTCCGCGGCTTCGATAAAGAATGGAGCCACTGGAGCAGCCGCAGCGAAAAAGATTATACCAACCTTCCTCCAGGCAGTTACACCTTCTCTGTGAAAGCGCGCAACAACCGGCGGAACGAATCGGGTATCGTCAATTATAATTTTAAAGTGAATCGGGCCTGGTACAACAGTTACTGGATCTTCACTCTTTACATATTGATAGCGCTCAGCACTGTGTACCAAATGCTGCGCTGGCAGCAAAGAAAACACCGGAAAGAACGCGAACACCAGCGATACCTGCATCAACTGGAACTGGACCGCAATGAAAAAGAAATTGTGGAACTGAAGAACCAGAAGCTGGAAACCGATCTCAATTTCAAGAACAGGGAACTGCTCACCATGACCATCAACCTGGTGCAGCGCGGCGAAGTACTTAAAAAGATCAGGGAGATCATTTCCTCACTCATCAAAAAAGAATCTCCTTCCGACAATGCGGCTTCCCACAAGAATCTTCTTCGGTTAATACGTGAAGTGGAAAAGAGCAATGAAGACTGGGACAAGTTTGCCATCCATT